In Centropristis striata isolate RG_2023a ecotype Rhode Island chromosome 5, C.striata_1.0, whole genome shotgun sequence, a single genomic region encodes these proteins:
- the rps21 gene encoding small ribosomal subunit protein eS21 — protein sequence MQNDAGEFVDLYVPRKCSASNRIIGAKDHASIQLNIAEVDKVTGRFNGQFKTYAICGAIRRMGESDDSILRLAKNDSVVAKNF from the exons ATGCAGAACGACGCTGGTGAATTTGTGGACCTCTACGTCCCACGTAAATG CTCTGCTAGCAACAGAATCATTGGAGCCAAGGATCACGCCTCCATCCAGCTCAACATCGCTGAG GTTGACAAGGTGACCGGTCGCTTCAACGGTCAGTTCAAGACCTACGCCATCTGTGGCGCCATCCGCAGGATG GGAGAGTCTGACGACTCCATCCTGAGGCTCGCCAAGAACGACTCTGTGGTCGCAAA